A single Strix aluco isolate bStrAlu1 chromosome 38, bStrAlu1.hap1, whole genome shotgun sequence DNA region contains:
- the WIZ gene encoding protein Wiz isoform X1, which yields MIQYGVGRKPSAGLRCGSALPARETKRKKTQPTGKKHAAEAFLPQACSKRAGFFRQSLAANPPECRRGVFFRVTQHNQRGMEKAVPNFSERQGDGGRALLMTPEPNKETFPALECPQGEDRRAAFLQDAKKPLENPALSGTSVETETELEEDAFYAADDLETMSREGKGPSGAELRPLQEDPDFFSSLSRQEPDVALEAHDVADEPDPALSGAVPATAHRTELGSTNEEHLEFKKALYRTDARSSLDLRNMTVSGSVTWDASALETRAGDGREESTLERLSGLKDSKDARCVKESAFAVEPQVVNTVQVDPEQLESDSEELEGGKAAAETPSPCTGASVGGGEEKYLKNEPKQLEGLSKEHLDKSKRGIQRVDWISRPNKSPSPHYKDINKPTDVATNLPFRGQPVREVPPPLTPTVFRKTLNPVLGKSKSLESSSSHRKGLMVDSDLGEINQLNAAEWTIQKPGLQLGADLAVGKQSWTVNAEDSVERIPLMSLEPAPCSSYDIEMRPYVCSVLLEEQGKEELGPEEDPTVYTCIECSIYFKKKEHLMDHMLQHNRGPGRDQDRDALGGQCQFCCNECGWAFGDPTSLEQHKRLHQESREKIIEEIQKLNEFPDEGREARLQCPKCVFGTNSSKIFVQHAKMHVKERKDQGAKNMNLFGSAGSGEIRDSPVHGIYKHFKPNEHMSLQMQVPPHGSGKGLSTCMLCSFPAPNENILKEHMKYAHSQLSWDTEVYEDDPNQPGTSRDAYSPARPGRFAETDYFGKADRLFPPPHRESASHYEAVHGFALTHPRHEKSNGASKKDYQTSGFHARKAAPYAAPHKNLGLSGFPSAKAYSQFALQQLKKKAAAQHLEGEGDGLRSHPTGLEELRHKWMLANDAGSMEEEISVSTEIDLSENRGVKPVTIPQAALDLKRMFRDTLKATDSSIASEEQQQQLRKMVPIILLEEVNLHPKATKRPRGKPYKKKTTLASREFMMEEPLPLDMLLLDAPLEGPLELDDLLDSDSPMLKNEERKCPYCPDRFHNGIGLANHVRGHLNRVGVSYNVRHFISAEEVKAIEQKFSFQKKKKKGSMYSIHRAFYFLVLISGVFSSHQELVANFDPSTFSLMRCEFCGAGFDTRAGLSSHARAHLRDFGITNWELTISPINILKELLANSSEHPMLQAAMGAEPSSPSREREAHGFVPRKSMTPMSECSIPRSPLSPFPPSWGDESLQSYRDAVLAPEEEELVAMEVGSPPLPKKSAPAGQLDQPPTRIGTKLSPEPPGNKPEPQDSKTQNLTTCEVCGACFETRKGLSSHARSHLRQLGVAESESSGAPIDLLYELMKQKGKPDGSPMSPTLGKKSGSPKDATTGSPRPTLLALGKAGERPPDGPVNKAIKSPPGFSKNLSQPGSPILKKVPPALSGSPSPKNPEEKSSKLSLSPLQSSPKAQWPQADEEGPLNLTSGSEPVRDIRCEFCGEYFENRKGLSSHARSHLRQMGVTEWYVNGSPIDTLREILKRRTQPRSSASNPTGPGQKAMAKTLLGSMGALEPRGPGEIHIPTLTKKVQQPVSPMGQSPTSSPPPTARKMFPGLSPPSLQKKLKQDQLRVEIKREMMSGGLHGEPHPSDRAWSPREEMSPLNLSSRADPVRDIRCEFCGEYFENRKGLSSHARSHLRQMGVTEWSVNGSPIDTLREILKKKSKPCVIKKEPHTSSIEPPKSIGEEGTDPKGAGKILQGMALPPLGGRTGKPNPGSSTWNREISLSPLSSKPQGGFLTPLSTKRPLQDDRLGPHAEVKHKAYIQTELPFKTKSVHDKPAHTSSEACCELCGLYFENRKALASHARAHLRQFGVTEWCVNGSPIETLSEWIRHRPQKAGAYRSYIQGGRPFTKKFRNSSHARDHDGGSARRMPLSLQAGGVTFLSKGLTGDLAHGDAGKILDGGSSGERPMITSPLSLVKVEEHQRSNINKFERRQARPLDTPLHREEEGAEFQQKMEETRQPPPRMRPVPSLVPRPPQTSLVKFVGNIYTLKCRFCEVEFQGPLSIQEEWVRHLQRHILEMNFSKADPLRGEAPPTPAEPPPLTEAQ from the exons ATGAGCCTGATCCTGCCCTCTCCGGTGCCGTCCCAGCCACAGCTCACAGGACCGAACTCGG CTCCACGAACGAAGAGCATTTGGAGTTCAAGAAGGCTTTGTACAGAACGGATGCCAGGAGCTCCCTAGACCTGCGAAACATGACGGTGTCCGGCAGCGTGACCTGGGACGCCTCCGCCCTGGAGACGAGAGCGGGCGATGGGAGAGAAGAAAGCACTTTAGAGAGACTCTCTGGCTTGAAGGACTCGAAGGACGCGCGGTGCGTAAAGGAGTCGGCGTTCGCCGTGGAGCCCCAGGTTGTAAATACCGTGCAGGTGGATCCTGAGCAACTGGAGAGCGACTCCGAGGAGCTGGAGGGCGGCAAGGCGGCAGCGGAGACCCCCAGCCCTTGCACTGGGGCATCGGTCGGCGGCGGGGAAGAGAAGTATCTTAAAAATGAACCAAAGCAACTTGAAGGCCTCAGCAAAGAGCACTTAGATAAAAGCAAGAGGGGAATCCAGAGGGTCGACTGGATTTCTAGACCCAACAAAAGCCCAAGTCCTCACTACAAAGACATAAACAAGCCGACAGATGTAGCAACCAACTTGCCCTTTCGGGGACAGCCTGTGCGTGAAGTGCCTCCTCCGCTGACGCCGACGGTGTTCAGAAAAACGCTAAACCCTGTCCTCGGCAAGTCCAAATCCCTGGAGAGCTCCTCATCCCACAGGAAGGGGCTGATGGTTGACTCGGACTTGGGAGAGATCAACCAGCTCAACGCGGCAGAGTGGACAATCCAGAAGCCGGGTCTTCAGCTTGGCGCAGACCTCGCCGTCGGCAAACAGTCCTGGACGGTAAATGCCGAAGACTCGGTGGAGCGGATCCCGTTGATGTCCCTGGAGCCCGCTCCCTGCAGCTCCTACGACATCGAGATGAGGCCCTACGTGTGCAGTGTCTTGTTGGAGGAGCAGGGGAAAGAGGAGCTGGGTCCGGAGGAGGACCCGACGGTGTACACCTGCATCGAGTGCAGCATTTACTtcaagaaaaaggaacatttgaTGGATCACATGCTTCAGCATAATCGTGGACCAGGGAGGGACCAAGACAGAGATGCTTTGGGAGGGCAGTGTCAGTTCTGCTGCAACGAGTGCGGGTGGGCCTTTGGAGACCCCACGTCCTTGGAGCAGCACAAAAGGCTCCACCAAGAATCGAGGGAAAAAATTATCGAAGAGATTCAGAAGTTGAACGAGTTTCCGGACGAAGGCCGGGAAGCCCGGCTGCAGTGCCCCAAGTGCGTCTTCGGCACAAATTCCTCCAAGATTTTTGTCCAGCACGCCAAGATGCACGTCAAGGAGAGGAAGGACCAAGGGGCAAAGAACATGAATCTCTTTGGAAGCGCGGGCAGTGGAGAAATACGGGATAGCCCCGTGCACGGCATCTACAAACACTTCAAACCAAATGAGCACATGTCCCTGCAGATGCAGGTTCCACCTCACGGCAGCGGCAAAGGGCTCAGCACCTGTATGCTCTGCAGCTTCCCGGCCCCCAACGAGAACATCCTCAAGGAGCACATGAAATACGCCCATTCCCAGCTCTCCTGGGACACGGAGGTGTATGAGGATGATCCCAATCAACCAGGAACGAGCAGAGATGCCTACAGCCCGGCCAGGCCAGGCCGGTTTGCAGAGACAGATTATTTTGGCAAAGCAGACCGGCTTTTCCCTCCGCCTCACCGAGAAAGCGCCTCGCATTACGAAGCTGTCCACGGTTTTGCCCTAACTCACCCAAGACACGAGAAAAGCAACGGGGctagtaaaaaggactatcaaaCATCCGGCTTTCATGCCAGGAAGGCAGCTCCGTACGCTGCCCCGCACAAAAACCTGGGGTTGTCTGGTTTTCCCTCTGCTAAAGCTTATTCCCAgtttgctctgcagcagctgaaaaaaaaagcagcagctcagcacctTGAAGGAGAAGGCGATGGTCTCAGGAGCCACCCAACGGGGTTGGAGGAGCTTAGGCACAAGTGGATGTTGGCCAACGACGCTGGGAGCATGGAAGAGGAGATCTCCGTAAGCACAGAAATAGATTTGAGCGAGAACAGAGGTGTCAAACCCGTCACCATCCCTCAAGCTGCCTTGGACCTCAAGAGGATGTTCAGAGACACCTTGAAAGCCACTGACTCTTCGATAgcttcagaggagcagcagcagcagttgcgGAAGATGGTGCCCATCATCCTCCTGGAGGAGGTGAACCTGCACCCCAAGGCGACGAAGCGGCCCCGGGGGAAACCGTACAAGAAGAAAACGACGCTCGCTTCCCGGGAATTCATGATGGAAGAGCCCCTTCCCTTGGATATGCTCCTGTTGGATGCTCCTCTGGAGGGTCCTCTGGAGCTCGATGACCTCTTGGACTCCGACTCGCCCATGCTGAAGAACGAGGAGAGGAAATGTCCCTACTGCCCAGACAGGTTTCACAACGGGATCGGGCTGGCGAACCACGTGCGGGGCCACCTCAACAGGGTGGGGGTGAGCTACAACGTCCGTCACTTCATCTCGGCGGAAGAAGTGAAAGCTAttgagcaaaaattttccttccaaaagaagaagaaaaaaggtagtATGTATTCAATTCACCGTGCtttctattttcttgttttaatcaGTGGGGTTTTCTCCTCCCACCAAGAATTGG TTGCAAACTTCGACCCGAGTACTTTCAGCCTGATGCGATGCGAATTCTGCGGGGCCGGGTTCGACACGCGAGCGGGTCTCTCCAGCCACGCCAGAGCCCACCTGAGAGACTTTGGTATTACCAACTGGGAACTCACCATCTCGCCCATCAACATCCTCAAGGAGCTGTTGGCCAACTCATCGGAGCATCCGATGCTGCAAGCGGCGATGGGAGCGGAGCCCTCGTCCCCAAGCCGAGAGAGGGAAGCTCACGGCTTCGTGCCCCGCAAGAGCATGACCCCCATGTCCGAGTGCAGCATTCCACGGTCTCCTCTGTCCCCGTTCCCCCCGTCCTGGGGAGATGAGTCCCTGCAGTCCTACCGAGACG CAGTCCTGGCTCCGGAAGAGGAAGAACTGGTGGCCATGGAGGTGGGTTCACCCCCTCTCCCGAAAAAAAGTGCTCCCGCCGGGCAGCTGGATCAACCCCCCACCAGGATAGGGACCAAACTCTCTCCTGAGCCTCCCGGGAACAAGCCAGAGCCTCAGGACTCCAAAA ccCAGAACCTTACGACGTGTGAAGTATGCGGCGCCTGCTTCGAAACCCGCAAAGGTTTATCCAGCCATGCCCGTTCTCACCTCCGACAGCTCGGCGTAGCCGAATCGGAGAGCAGCGGGGCTCCCATCGATTTGCTTTACGAACTGATGAAGCAAAAAGGCAAACCCGACGGCAGCCCCATGTCTCCCACCCTCGGCAAAAAATCTGGTTCCCCCAAAGATGCCACCACCGGTTCCCCTCGACCCACGCTCCTGGCGCTCGGCAAGGCCGGCGAGCGCCCGCCGGACGGTCCCGTTAATAAAGCCATCAAATCCCCTCCCGGCTTCTCCAAAAACCTCTCGCAACCGGGATCCCCAATCCTTAAGAAGGTGCCGCCTGCTCTTTCGGGGTCCCCGTCTCCGAAAAACCCCGAGGAGAAGAGCTCCAAGCTCTCGCTGAGCCCTCTGCAGAGCTCCCCGAAAGCGCAGTGGCCGCAGGCGGATGAGGAAGGACCCCTCAATTTAA CCTCGGGGTCGGAGCCGGTGCGAGACATCCGCTGCGAGTTTTGCGGCGAATATTTCGAAAACCGTAAAGGTTTGTCGAGCCACGCTCGATCCCACCTCCGACAAATGGGGGTGACCGAGTGGTACGTCAACGGTTCGCCCATCGACACGCTCCGGGAGATCCTCAAACGGAGAACCCAACCGCGGAGCAGCGCCTCGAATCCCACCGGTCCCGGGCAAAAAGCGATGGCCAAGACCCTCTTGGGCAGCATGGGAGCCTTGGAGCCACGCGGTCCCGGAGAGATTCACATCCCCACCCTCACCAAGAAGGTCCAGCAACCCGTCAGCCCCATGGGGCAATCTCCTACCTCGTCCCCACCTCCCACCGCCCGGAAGATGTTTCCAggcctttctcctccctccttgcaGAAGAAACTCAAACAAGATCAACTGAGGGTGGAAATCAAGCGGGAGATGATGTCGGGAGGACTCCACGGAGAACCTCACCCCTCCGACCGAGCCTGGTCCCCGCGGGAGGAGATGTCTCCCTTGAACCTCT CCTCCCGAGCCGACCCCGTGCGAGACATCCGCTGCGAGTTTTGCGGCGAATATTTCGAAAACCGCAAAGGTTTGTCGAGCCACGCTCGATCTCACCTCCGACAAATGGGGGTGACCGAGTGGTCGGTCAACGGTTCGCCCATCGACACGTTACGGGAGATCCTCAAGAAGAAATCCAAACCCTGCGTTATCAAGAAGGAACCCCACACCTCCAGCATCGAACCCCCAAAATCTATCGGGGAGGAAGGGACGGACCCCAAGGGCGCTGGAAAAATCCTTCAGGGCATGGCCCTGCCTCCCCTGGGCGGGCGGACGGGGAAACCCAACCCCGGCAGTTCCACCTGGAACCGGGAGATCTCGTTGTCACCTCTCAGCAGCAAACCCCAGGGTGGTTTCCTGACGCCGTTATCCACCAAACGACCGTTACAGGACGATCGCTTGGGTCCTCACGCCGAAGTCAAGCACAAGGCGTACATCCAAACCGAGCTGCCCTTCAAAACCAAGTCCGTGCACGACAAACCGGCGCACACGT cCAGCGAAGCTTGCTGCGAGCTGTGCGGCCTCTACTTCGAAAACCGCAAAGCCTTGGCCAGCCACGCGCGGGCGCATCTGCGGCAGTTCGGCGTCACCGAATGGTGCGTGAACGGTTCGCCCATTGAGACCCTCAGCGAATGGATCCGACACCGACCCCAAAAAGCCGGCGCTTACCGGAGCTACATCCAAGGCGGACGACCCTTCACTAAGAAATTCCGAAACTCTTCCCACGCCCGGGATCACGACGGCGGCAGCGCTCGACGGATGCCGCTCAGCCTTCAAGCTGGAGGCGTGACCTTTCTGAGCAAAGGATTGACGGGAGATTTGGCTCACGGTGATGCCGGGAAAATTCTGGATGGGGGAAGCAGCGGTGAGCGGCCCATGATCACCTCCCCCCTCTCGTTGGTGAAGGTGGAGGAACATCAACGCTCGAACATCAACA AGTTTGAGCGGAGGCAGGCGAGACCCCTGGACACCCCCCTCCACCGGGAAGAGGAAGGAGCCGAATTCCAGCAGAAAATGGAGGAGACGCGGCAGCCGCCGCCACGGATGAGGCCGGTGCCGTCCCTGGTCCCTCGCCCGCCACAAACCTCCTTGGTGAAATTCGTGGGGAACATCTACACCCTCAAATGCAG GTTCTGCGAGGTGGAATTCCAAGGTCCCCTCTCCATCCAGGAGGAATGGGTACGGCATCTCCAACGGCACATCCTGGAAATGAATTTCTCCAAAGCGGATCCTTTACGGGGCgaagctccccccacccccgccgaACCCCCCCCCCTCACCGAGGCTCAGTAA